A stretch of the Planctomycetota bacterium genome encodes the following:
- the dnaX gene encoding DNA polymerase III subunit gamma/tau, with product MPYTALARRYRSQDFEAVVGQEAIARTLARAIEQGRVAHAYLFCGTRGVGKTSMARIFAKALAGGSDEVNAAIMAGQDSDVIEIDAASNRGVDNARELIANAGYLPMRGGDKVYIVDEVHMLTKEAFNTLLKTMEEPPAHVRFILCTTEANKVPATIQSRCQRFDFRMIPAARIAEHLKDVCEQEGVQADDDLLAAVARLGAGSMRDALSLLDRLMAAGETHLTLALLEELLGLPDRELVGALIDAFAQGEARAALDAGDALLALGIGTELALETIAARLRDLMVLAACGPETDLVELSDAARRAEIDRAARFDAPALSHLIAVCEAARRICRDSPAPRAMFDAALVRLASAERFADLGALARSAPTHAEAPAGKA from the coding sequence ATGCCCTACACCGCCCTCGCCCGCCGCTATCGCAGCCAGGACTTCGAGGCCGTCGTCGGCCAGGAGGCCATCGCCCGCACGCTCGCGCGGGCCATCGAGCAGGGCCGCGTCGCGCACGCGTACCTCTTCTGCGGCACCCGGGGCGTGGGCAAGACCAGCATGGCCCGCATCTTCGCCAAGGCGCTCGCCGGCGGCAGCGACGAGGTCAACGCGGCCATCATGGCCGGCCAGGACAGCGACGTCATCGAGATCGACGCCGCCAGCAACCGCGGCGTCGACAACGCCCGCGAGCTGATCGCCAACGCGGGCTACCTGCCCATGCGCGGCGGCGACAAGGTCTACATCGTCGACGAGGTGCACATGCTCACCAAGGAGGCGTTCAACACCCTCCTCAAGACGATGGAGGAGCCGCCCGCACACGTGCGGTTCATCCTGTGCACCACCGAGGCCAACAAGGTGCCAGCGACGATCCAGAGCCGCTGCCAGCGCTTCGACTTCCGGATGATCCCCGCGGCCCGCATCGCCGAACACCTCAAGGACGTGTGCGAGCAGGAGGGGGTGCAAGCCGACGACGACCTGCTGGCGGCCGTCGCGCGCCTGGGAGCTGGGTCGATGCGGGATGCGCTCAGCCTGCTCGATCGCCTCATGGCCGCCGGCGAGACGCACCTCACGCTCGCGCTGCTCGAGGAACTGCTGGGCCTACCCGATCGCGAGCTCGTGGGCGCGCTCATCGACGCCTTCGCGCAGGGCGAGGCGCGGGCTGCGCTCGACGCCGGCGATGCACTGCTCGCGCTGGGCATCGGCACCGAGCTGGCGCTCGAGACCATCGCCGCGCGTTTGCGCGACCTCATGGTGCTCGCCGCGTGCGGGCCGGAGACCGATCTGGTCGAGCTGTCCGATGCCGCCCGCCGAGCGGAGATCGACCGTGCGGCCCGATTCGATGCGCCCGCGCTATCGCACCTGATCGCCGTGTGCGAGGCCGCCCGACGGATCTGCCGCGACAGCCCGGCGCCGCGGGCGATGTTCGACGCGGCCCTGGTCCGCCTGGCGTCGGCCGAACGCTTCGCCGACCTCGGGGCGCTCGCCCGATCCGCCCCGACCCACGCGGAGGCGCCGGCGGGAAAAGCCTGA
- a CDS encoding Hsp20 family protein gives MKPVLYRDLFDDTADSLRRDLFRLIEPLGFGRPANGGEGAVSYPCDVHETEDAYAIEAELPGFTREQIKVTLREGVLGIAADRSEAAEQTRENGEWGQPHLRERTHTRIRRSFRLPGMVDEGGVDAELKDGVLHVRVPKQRVASREIAIR, from the coding sequence ATGAAGCCCGTCCTGTACCGCGACCTGTTCGACGACACCGCCGACTCGCTCCGCCGAGACCTGTTCCGCCTGATCGAGCCGCTGGGCTTTGGCCGGCCGGCGAACGGCGGCGAGGGCGCCGTGTCCTACCCCTGCGACGTGCACGAGACCGAGGACGCCTACGCCATCGAGGCCGAGCTGCCCGGCTTCACCCGCGAGCAGATCAAGGTGACGCTCCGCGAGGGCGTGCTGGGCATCGCCGCCGACCGCTCGGAGGCGGCCGAGCAGACCCGCGAGAACGGCGAGTGGGGCCAGCCGCACCTCCGCGAGCGGACGCACACGCGGATCCGCCGCAGCTTCCGCCTGCCCGGCATGGTGGACGAGGGCGGCGTGGACGCCGAACTGAAGGACGGCGTGCTGCACGTCCGCGTGCCCAAGCAGCGGGTCGCAAGCCGCGAGATCGCGATCCGATAG